From a region of the Hippopotamus amphibius kiboko isolate mHipAmp2 chromosome 3, mHipAmp2.hap2, whole genome shotgun sequence genome:
- the LOC130848845 gene encoding transmembrane epididymal protein 1A-like has product MGTFIGHVYPGLFLLSYGLYQAVVVSKAVIFNDTFLCPSPPPGNKGRWARLWRIPYGGLLKMLAGSGLIACEISSGKGGLMLMSRELPPRFLYAKQWQHLTMFILLTLNGCVDVVSKNLLPLRCVPLEKGTMVLTFYVLLLLLGSHVQDSAGVELQVHSLLILVVLLLMLVLTVQLWAPDTLQLSVIEAFLFQMMGSWLVQAAFILYKPVTGYPWQDDDISDITFVTSFFCWHMMINGLCLLGIYGVSSFWCRCYRPSWKLMGSRESPGYTSAMGPLYKLLPFGCPWETVCTQNFKSDG; this is encoded by the coding sequence ATGGGAACCTTTATCGGTCATGTGTATCCAGGGCTGTTTCTACTCTCATATGGACTGTATCAAGCAGTGGTGGTCTCCAAAGCTGTGATATTCAATGACACGTTCCTGTGTCCTTCACCGCCTCCCGGGAACAAGGGGAGATGGGCCAGGCTGTGGAGAATACCCTACGGAGGCCTGCTGAAGATGCTGGCTGGCTCGGGCTTGATAGCGTGCGAGATCAGCTCCGGGAAGGGAGGGCTGATGCTGATGAGCAGGGAGCTGCCACCGAGATTCCTGTACGCCAAGCAGTGGCAGCACCTCACCATGTTCATCCTCCTCACCCTCAACGGCTGTGTGGACGTCGTGAGCAAGAACCTGCTGCCTCTGCGCTGTGTGCCCCTAGAAAAAGGGACCATGGTGCTGACCTTCTAcgtgctcctgctgctgctggggtCACACGTTCAGGACTCGGCAGGGGTGGAGCTACAGGTTCACTCCCTGCTCATCTTGGTGGTGCTGCTGCTGATGCTGGTGTTGACCGTACAGCTGTGGGCTCCCGACACGCTCCAACTCTCGGTGATCGAGGCCTTTCTGTTTCAGATGATGGGCTCCTGGCTGGTACAGGCAGCCTTCATTCTATACAAACCAGTCACCGGCTACCCGTGGCAGGACGATGACATCAGTGACATCACGTTTGTCACCAGCTTCTTCTGCTGGCATATGATGATCAATGGTTTGTGCCTGTTGGGGATCTATGGCGTCTCTTCCTTTTGGTGTCGTTGTTACCGTCCCAGCTGGAAGCTGATGGGGTCCAGAGAATCTCCGGGTTACACAAGCGCCATGGGACCCCTCTACAAATTGCTTCCTTTCGGCTGCCCTTGGGAAACAGTTTGCACACAGAATTTCAAATCTGATGGGTGA